One window of Anaerolineales bacterium genomic DNA carries:
- a CDS encoding M23 family metallopeptidase has protein sequence MAFRSPVGTEDERNKMPINIWPGSWLDANAWTGNNPPKYQLGPGNFAFHTGADLNLPGDKDRLAQIYSIGDGVVRFAHLVSKTSWGNLVVINHGTVNGKPLFSRYGHVEDIVVTKGQAVKVGDPIAKVGNQFGRFPYHLHFDISTTEQLDKSPTYWPGLDLQGTKHHFVNPRDWLRENFNATAETLPSGASASGGAGSGTTDGRKPEDAKPLPTWFVIDPKGAQVYKNPSTNAEKSALLPRGTKVTVDVQNGRKDATLTWGPIVGGEFNGQWVAIRRNDGKESYLSTNPPQ, from the coding sequence ATGGCTTTTCGATCTCCTGTTGGTACCGAAGATGAACGGAATAAAATGCCCATCAATATTTGGCCCGGCTCCTGGCTTGACGCCAACGCCTGGACGGGGAATAATCCGCCCAAATATCAATTGGGACCCGGTAATTTTGCCTTTCACACCGGTGCAGATTTGAACCTGCCCGGCGATAAGGACCGCCTCGCGCAGATTTATTCCATCGGAGACGGGGTCGTCCGTTTCGCCCACTTGGTTTCCAAAACATCCTGGGGGAACCTGGTCGTGATCAACCACGGCACTGTGAATGGAAAGCCGCTCTTCAGCCGGTACGGGCATGTCGAAGATATCGTCGTTACGAAGGGACAGGCGGTGAAGGTGGGCGACCCGATCGCCAAGGTTGGAAACCAATTCGGACGTTTCCCATACCACCTGCACTTTGACATTTCCACCACCGAACAATTGGATAAATCGCCGACCTATTGGCCAGGGCTGGACCTGCAAGGGACCAAGCATCATTTCGTCAACCCGCGCGATTGGCTTCGCGAGAACTTCAATGCAACAGCGGAGACTCTGCCGAGCGGCGCATCCGCTTCGGGCGGGGCAGGAAGCGGCACAACCGACGGGAGAAAACCAGAGGATGCGAAACCGCTCCCGACCTGGTTTGTGATCGATCCGAAAGGCGCTCAAGTCTATAAAAACCCAAGCACGAATGCGGAAAAATCCGCCCTGCTGCCGCGCGGCACGAAAGTGACCGTGGATGTGCAGAATGGACGCAAGGATGCCACTCTCACTTGGGGACCGATCGTCGGCGGGGAGTTCAACGGGCAATGGGTTGCGATTCGAAGGAACGATGGCAAGGAATCCTACCTTTCGACGAACCCGCCCCAATAA